In one window of Nicotiana tabacum cultivar K326 chromosome 12, ASM71507v2, whole genome shotgun sequence DNA:
- the LOC107785025 gene encoding uncharacterized protein LOC107785025, giving the protein MGLINFLLISAKILLSCSFWIVCRPSVTLLCPLYASIRAIESDKASSYQKCLQYWVLFGLTTVLELTLAKPLTGFSVWLYAKGLASLLLVMPQFSVASYVYMHFVKPHVSPNPHVEKVTEKNDCIPTKISDYIDAAPIYVEQEEKDNLQSLVNYEVESSPTSDRPIYPKKVQMDWSCALCLVSTSSERCLKQHIQGRKHKLKEEEEEERKHEMIASKISKFASKLEGNYLTDLLESLSRLKSEKFVELRGFNLPMRRPVKYCTWKKPEFGWTKLNTDGSINRKNSGLGCLLRDDEGVPLCACISKVLRGDIFLVELLAIWRGLTLAASIGIKMIWVESDSMSAVKAINKEQPYSQKASSCLIHIWKILKKFQKYQVTHSWRETNRAADYLSKMDISGSDIVIWPRDFPSSLCKFIAEDAQGSWYLRR; this is encoded by the exons ATGGGTCTGATCAACTTTCTTCTGATTTCAGCCAAAATTTTGCTCTCTTG tTCTTTTTGGATAGTCTGCAGACCATCAGTGACATTGCTGTGTCCTCT ATATGCATCAATTCGGGCGATAGAGAGTGATAAAGCATCCAGCTACCAAAAGTGTCTTCAATATTGGGTCCTATTTGGATTAACCACTGTATTGGAGTTGACTCTTGCAAAGCCTTTGACAGG GTTTTCAGTTTGGCTTTATGCAAAAGGATTAGCATCCCTCTTGCTCGTGATGCCTCAGTTTAGTGTTGCTTCTTATGTGTATATGCACTTTGTTAAGCCACATGTTTCCCCAAATCCACACGTGGAAAAGGTCACGGAAAAGAATGATTGCATACCCACGAAAATCAGTGATTATATTGATGCAGCACCGATATATGTTGAACAGGAGGAAAAGGACAACCTGCAAAGTTTGGTCAATTATGAG GTTGAATCTTCTCCTACGAGTGATCGGCCAATTTATCCTAAGAAAGTTCAGATGGACTGGAGCTGCGCTTTATGTCTTGTGAGCACTTCCAGTGAGAGATGTCTAAAGCAACACATCCAAGGTAGGAAGCACAAattgaaggaagaagaagaagaagaaaggaaacacGAAATGATAGCAAGTAAAATATCCAAATTTGCTTCAAAGTTAGAGGGAAATTATCTAACAGATTTACTTGAGAGTTTGAGCCGGCTAAAATCTGAAAAGTTTGTGGAACTAAGAGGTTTTAATTTACCAATGAGAAGACCAGTTAAGTACTGCACTTGGAAAAAGCCTGAGTTTGGATGGACAAAGCTAAATACAGATGGATCTATAAACCGAAAAAATTCTGGTCTTGGTTGTTTGCTTCGCGATGATGAAGGTGTTCCTTTATGTGCTTGCATCTCTAAGGTTCTGCGTGGAGATATCTTCTTGGTTGAGTTACTAGCTATTTGGAGAGGTCTTACACTTGCTGCGAGTATAGGGATCaaaatgatatgggtagaatccGACTCAATGAGTGCAGTGAAAGCCATTAACAAAGAGCAGCCATATAGTCAGAAGGCTAGTAGCTGTCTCATACACATTTGGAAAATCTTGAAGAAGTTTCAAAAGTACCAAGTTACTCATTCGTGGCGCGAAACAAACAGAGCAGCTGATTATTTATCAAAGATGGATATATCAGGAAGTGACATTGTTATTTGGCCTAGAGATTTTCCTAGTTCCCTTTGCAAATTTATTGCAGAAGATGCTCAGGGAAGTTGGTACCTTAGACGGTAA